One Nocardioides aromaticivorans genomic window carries:
- a CDS encoding sirohydrochlorin chelatase, which yields MAAPALIALAHGSRDPRSAATITALVDATKALRPDLRIEKAFLDLSKPGFHTVVDRLVKAGFDEIVVVPLLLVEAFHAKVDVPEMIAEATTRHPGLQIRATEVLGLEARFLEVLDERLREALRAARIRELDALVLAAAGTSDPLANQAVARLARLWGTHHRLPVTAAYATSAPPATGEAVRAFRAEGRRHIAVASLFLAPGSLVDRASELALEAGAVAVSEPLGAHPEIARTILARYAVGAVELVPV from the coding sequence ATGGCTGCTCCCGCACTCATCGCCCTGGCCCACGGCAGCCGCGACCCGCGTTCGGCCGCCACGATCACGGCGCTCGTCGACGCGACGAAGGCGCTGCGACCGGACCTGCGCATCGAGAAGGCCTTCCTCGACCTCTCCAAGCCGGGCTTCCACACGGTCGTGGACCGGCTGGTCAAGGCCGGCTTCGACGAGATCGTCGTCGTACCGCTCCTGCTGGTCGAGGCGTTCCACGCGAAGGTCGACGTCCCCGAGATGATCGCCGAGGCGACCACGCGCCACCCCGGCCTGCAGATCCGCGCGACCGAGGTGCTCGGCCTCGAGGCCCGCTTCCTCGAGGTGCTCGACGAGCGCCTGCGCGAGGCCCTGCGCGCCGCCCGGATCCGTGAGCTCGACGCCCTCGTCCTGGCCGCGGCCGGCACCAGCGACCCGCTGGCCAACCAGGCGGTCGCCCGCCTCGCCCGGCTCTGGGGAACCCACCACCGCCTGCCCGTGACGGCGGCGTACGCGACCAGCGCCCCGCCGGCCACCGGCGAGGCCGTGCGCGCCTTCCGCGCCGAGGGCCGCCGGCACATCGCCGTCGCCTCGCTGTTCCTGGCTCCCGGCAGCCTCGTCGACCGGGCCTCCGAGCTCGCGCTCGAGGCCGGCGCCGTCGCGGTGTCCGAGCCGCTGGGCGCGCACCCCGAGATCGCCCGCACGATCCTCGCCCGCTACGCGGTGGGTGCGGTCGAGCTCGTCCCGGTCTGA
- a CDS encoding DUF3037 domain-containing protein, translated as MTSYQPYQYVTLRCVPRVEREEFVNVGVVVHCPDADFLGVRSSVDADRIRALDAEVDIASIEAALAAIERVCSGEAHTGFGVGVRATAYGSREARDDASTRFGFLKAPRSTVLQPGPVHGGVTADPARTLEHLLEMLVL; from the coding sequence GTGACGTCGTACCAGCCCTACCAGTACGTCACGCTCCGCTGCGTCCCGCGCGTCGAGCGCGAGGAGTTCGTCAACGTGGGCGTCGTCGTGCACTGCCCGGACGCCGACTTCCTGGGCGTGCGCTCGTCGGTGGACGCGGACCGGATCCGCGCCCTCGACGCGGAGGTCGACATCGCGTCGATCGAGGCGGCCCTGGCCGCGATCGAGCGGGTGTGCAGCGGCGAGGCGCACACCGGCTTCGGCGTCGGCGTGCGCGCGACCGCCTACGGGAGCCGTGAGGCCCGCGACGACGCGAGCACGCGCTTCGGCTTCCTCAAGGCGCCGCGCAGCACGGTTCTGCAGCCGGGGCCGGTCCACGGTGGCGTCACCGCGGACCCGGCCCGGACGCTCGAGCACCTTCTGGAGATGCTGGTCCTGTGA
- a CDS encoding HipA family kinase: MSTASTTGLPQVRVTRYVTPLREGGSLPGIVEADDLGTYVCKFRGAGQGPRVLVAEVIVAGLARLLDIPTPDQVVLDVDPDIARYEADEEVQDLLNASAGLNLGIDFLPGSFGYDPSTEPDPELAGRVLWLDAFTANVDRSWRNPNLLVWRGTLQAIDHGASLYFHHSWSGGPGDPERFARQPYDTSEHILRGYAEEARAQDAGLAARLTDTALAAVLADVSDDWLEPVPGAETPDALRERYVAFLAARRDGGRPWLPEVRAEAGA; the protein is encoded by the coding sequence GTGAGCACAGCGTCGACGACCGGCCTGCCCCAGGTCCGGGTCACCCGCTACGTCACGCCCCTGCGCGAGGGCGGCAGCCTGCCGGGCATCGTCGAGGCCGACGACCTCGGCACCTACGTCTGCAAGTTCCGCGGCGCCGGCCAGGGTCCACGTGTGCTCGTCGCCGAGGTCATCGTCGCGGGCTTGGCCCGCCTGCTCGACATCCCGACGCCCGACCAGGTGGTGCTCGACGTCGACCCCGACATCGCCCGCTACGAGGCCGACGAGGAGGTCCAGGACCTGCTCAACGCCAGTGCCGGGCTCAACCTCGGCATCGACTTCCTCCCGGGCTCCTTCGGCTACGACCCGTCCACCGAGCCCGACCCCGAGCTCGCGGGTCGTGTGCTCTGGCTCGACGCGTTCACGGCCAATGTCGACCGGAGCTGGCGCAACCCCAACCTGCTGGTGTGGCGCGGGACGCTCCAGGCCATCGACCACGGCGCGTCGCTCTACTTCCACCACTCGTGGTCGGGCGGCCCCGGCGACCCGGAGCGCTTCGCCCGCCAGCCCTATGACACGAGCGAGCACATCCTCCGTGGGTACGCCGAGGAGGCCCGCGCGCAGGACGCCGGCCTGGCCGCGCGGCTGACCGACACGGCGCTCGCCGCCGTGCTGGCCGACGTGAGCGACGACTGGCTGGAGCCGGTCCCGGGAGCCGAGACGCCCGACGCGCTCCGCGAGCGCTACGTGGCCTTCCTCGCCGCGCGTCGCGACGGCGGACGCCCGTGGCTTCCCGAGGTCAGGGCCGAGGCGGGCGCGTGA
- a CDS encoding polyphosphate kinase 2 family protein, with protein MAAFPLSDLTSPLRVAPGPIDLSAVETDATPGFDGDKGDGEKALQELAPVLEELQERLFADGTADGRRSILLVLQGMDTSGKGGTLRSTVGLMDPQGVRITSFKAPTEEERKHDFLWRITKALPPEGLVGVFDRSHYEDVLIARVRELAPPDEIRRRYQAINDWEADLVEQGTTIIKCMLHISAAEQKERLLARLDDPTKHWKYNPGDVDERELWPAYQEAYELAIERTNTDIAPWHVIPADRKWYRNLAIGTLLLDALRAFDLSWPEADFDVEHEKQRLLDEKPL; from the coding sequence ATGGCCGCCTTCCCGCTCTCGGACCTCACCTCGCCCCTCCGCGTCGCGCCCGGACCGATCGACCTGTCGGCCGTCGAGACCGACGCCACGCCGGGCTTCGACGGCGACAAGGGCGACGGTGAGAAGGCGCTGCAGGAGCTGGCCCCCGTGCTGGAGGAGCTGCAGGAGCGGCTGTTCGCCGACGGCACGGCCGACGGCCGCCGCTCGATCCTGCTCGTGCTCCAGGGCATGGACACCTCCGGCAAGGGCGGGACGCTCCGCTCAACGGTCGGCCTGATGGACCCGCAGGGTGTGCGGATCACGTCGTTCAAGGCCCCGACCGAGGAGGAGCGGAAGCACGACTTCCTCTGGCGGATCACCAAGGCGCTGCCTCCCGAGGGACTCGTCGGCGTCTTCGACCGCTCGCACTACGAGGACGTGCTGATCGCGCGGGTGCGCGAGCTGGCCCCGCCCGACGAGATCCGCCGGCGCTACCAGGCGATCAACGACTGGGAGGCCGACCTGGTCGAGCAGGGCACGACCATCATCAAGTGCATGCTGCACATCTCGGCGGCCGAGCAGAAGGAGCGCCTGCTGGCGCGCCTCGACGACCCGACGAAGCACTGGAAGTACAACCCTGGTGACGTCGACGAGCGCGAGCTGTGGCCGGCGTACCAGGAGGCCTACGAGCTCGCCATCGAGCGGACCAACACCGACATCGCGCCGTGGCACGTGATCCCCGCCGACCGGAAGTGGTACCGCAACCTCGCCATCGGCACCCTGCTGCTCGACGCGCTGCGCGCCTTCGACCTGTCGTGGCCCGAGGCGGACTTCGACGTCGAGCACGAGAAGCAGCGCCTCCTCGACGAGAAGCCCCTGTGA
- a CDS encoding phosphoribosyltransferase — MTSDAAPAPEREVLTYELFGTAVRDLAQQVVDDGFEPDIVLAIARGGLGLAMGLGYALDVKNLSAVNVEFYTGVNERLDVPMMLPPTPAAIDLTGMKVLIADDVADTGKTLEVVRDFFADHVAEARTAVIYEKPWTVINAEYVWRRTGAWIDFPWSSTPPLVDRRGGLAH, encoded by the coding sequence GTGACCTCCGACGCCGCGCCCGCCCCCGAGCGGGAAGTCCTGACCTACGAGCTGTTCGGCACTGCCGTTCGCGACCTCGCCCAGCAGGTCGTCGACGACGGTTTCGAGCCCGACATCGTCCTCGCGATCGCCCGCGGTGGCCTCGGCCTCGCGATGGGCCTGGGCTACGCGCTGGACGTGAAGAACCTCTCCGCGGTCAACGTGGAGTTCTACACCGGCGTCAACGAGCGCCTCGACGTGCCGATGATGCTGCCGCCCACCCCGGCCGCCATCGACCTCACCGGCATGAAGGTGCTCATCGCCGACGACGTCGCGGACACGGGCAAGACGCTCGAGGTGGTCCGCGACTTCTTCGCCGACCACGTCGCCGAGGCGCGCACCGCGGTGATCTACGAGAAGCCGTGGACGGTCATCAACGCGGAGTACGTGTGGCGTCGTACCGGTGCCTGGATCGACTTCCCGTGGTCGTCGACGCCGCCGCTGGTCGACCGGCGGGGCGGCCTGGCCCACTGA
- a CDS encoding regulatory protein RecX, translating into MRKAEEPPVDRPGEDADPESVARKILLDQLSVQARSRHELEERLARRDVPEEVATRLLDRFEEVGLVDDEAFARSWVDSRQRTRGLGRTALAVELRRKGIADETAKAVLAEVDPGDEEATARVLVQRKLRSMRGVDGQVAARRLVGMLARKGYSSGLAYAVVRQELALQDDSD; encoded by the coding sequence ATGAGGAAGGCAGAGGAGCCCCCGGTCGACCGGCCGGGGGAGGACGCCGACCCCGAGTCGGTCGCGCGCAAGATCCTGCTCGACCAGCTGAGCGTGCAGGCGCGCAGCCGCCACGAGCTGGAGGAGCGGCTCGCGCGCCGTGACGTCCCCGAGGAGGTCGCGACCCGGCTGCTCGACCGGTTCGAGGAGGTCGGGCTCGTCGACGACGAGGCGTTCGCCCGCTCCTGGGTCGACAGCCGCCAGCGCACCCGCGGGCTCGGCCGGACGGCCCTGGCGGTCGAGCTGCGGCGCAAGGGCATCGCCGACGAGACCGCGAAGGCGGTGCTCGCCGAGGTCGACCCCGGCGACGAGGAGGCAACGGCGCGGGTGCTGGTGCAGCGCAAGCTCCGCAGCATGCGCGGCGTCGACGGGCAGGTCGCCGCGCGGCGGCTGGTCGGGATGCTGGCGCGCAAGGGGTACTCCTCCGGTCTGGCCTACGCCGTGGTCCGCCAGGAGCTCGCGCTGCAGGACGACAGCGACTGA
- the recA gene encoding recombinase RecA, which translates to MAGDDRQKALETALLSIEKQYGKGSVMRLGDDSRAPLDVIPTGSIALDVALGIGGLPRGRVVEIYGPESSGKTTVALHAVASAQAAGGIVAFIDAEHALDPDYAKALGVDTDALLVSQPDSGEQALEIADMLIRSGALDLIVIDSVAALVPRAEIEGEMGDSHVGLQARLMSQALRKMTGALNQSKTTAIFINQLREKIGVMFGSPETTTGGRALKFYSSVRLDVRRIETLKDGTDMVGNRTRVKVVKNKVAPPFKQAEFDIMYGKGISREGGLIDVGVEAGLIRKAGAWYTYEGDQLGQGKENARGFLKDNPDLANELEKKILEKLGVTPTVDGDFNDLSDEPIGVDSF; encoded by the coding sequence ATGGCTGGAGACGACCGGCAGAAGGCGCTCGAGACGGCGCTGCTCAGCATCGAGAAGCAGTACGGCAAGGGCTCGGTCATGCGCCTCGGCGACGACTCGCGTGCGCCCCTGGACGTGATCCCCACCGGCTCCATCGCGCTCGACGTGGCGCTCGGCATCGGTGGCCTCCCGCGCGGTCGTGTCGTGGAGATCTACGGCCCGGAGTCCAGCGGTAAGACCACGGTCGCGCTGCACGCCGTGGCCAGCGCCCAGGCCGCCGGCGGCATCGTCGCCTTCATCGACGCCGAGCACGCGCTCGACCCCGACTACGCGAAGGCCCTGGGCGTCGACACCGACGCGCTGCTGGTCTCGCAGCCCGACTCGGGTGAGCAGGCGCTGGAGATCGCGGACATGCTGATCCGCTCCGGCGCCCTCGACCTGATCGTCATCGACTCCGTCGCCGCGCTCGTGCCCCGTGCCGAGATCGAGGGCGAGATGGGCGACAGCCACGTCGGCCTCCAGGCTCGCCTCATGTCGCAGGCCCTGCGGAAGATGACCGGTGCGCTCAACCAGTCCAAGACGACCGCGATCTTCATCAACCAGCTGCGCGAGAAGATCGGCGTCATGTTCGGCTCGCCCGAGACCACGACCGGTGGTCGCGCGCTGAAGTTCTACTCCTCGGTGCGCCTCGACGTGCGCCGCATCGAGACCCTCAAGGACGGCACCGACATGGTCGGCAACCGGACCCGGGTCAAGGTCGTCAAGAACAAGGTGGCCCCGCCGTTCAAGCAGGCCGAGTTCGACATCATGTACGGCAAGGGCATCTCCCGCGAGGGCGGTCTGATCGACGTGGGTGTCGAGGCGGGCCTGATCCGCAAGGCCGGCGCCTGGTACACCTACGAGGGCGACCAGCTCGGCCAGGGCAAGGAGAACGCCCGCGGCTTCCTCAAGGACAACCCCGACCTGGCCAACGAGCTGGAGAAGAAGATCCTCGAGAAGCTCGGCGTCACCCCGACCGTCGACGGCGACTTCAACGACCTCTCCGACGAGCCGATCGGCGTCGACTCCTTCTGA
- a CDS encoding MFS transporter, translating into MTSGDSQAQRRTVRVLVLTQAVGAVGITIGIATASLLARDLSGSETLSGLAQTAQVLGAAVISFLLAPLMARRGRRAGLVTGYLVGAGGGLLAVVSGVVGSMPLLLAGAVMLGAGTAANSAARYAATDLATDATRARSLSLVVWATTIGAVAGPNLTGPAGRFADAVDIPELTGPFALGALGMLLAALVVAVLLRPDPLLLAQELAAADERAGLRPAIATTGTSSWSRALGAVRERPVLGYAISGLALTHATMIGVMVMTPLHMEHGGSGLEVIGVVISVHVLGMFAFSPVVGMLADRFGRPPVLGAGGATLLVALLLCASAPAGMSWQVTAGLFLLGLGWSLSMVSASTMVAEHAPLDARTDVQGASDLVMGLTAAVAGALAGIIVGAADYPALALASLLLVAGVLGAALRAGQQVATTRRTA; encoded by the coding sequence GTGACGTCCGGTGACAGCCAGGCGCAGCGTCGTACCGTCCGGGTCCTCGTCCTGACCCAGGCCGTGGGTGCCGTCGGCATCACCATCGGCATCGCCACCGCCTCGCTGCTGGCCCGCGACCTCTCCGGCTCGGAGACGCTGTCCGGGCTCGCCCAGACCGCGCAGGTGCTGGGCGCCGCCGTGATCTCGTTCCTGCTCGCGCCGCTGATGGCGCGCCGTGGGCGCCGGGCCGGCCTGGTGACGGGCTACCTCGTCGGTGCCGGGGGAGGCCTGCTCGCCGTCGTCTCGGGCGTCGTCGGCTCCATGCCGCTCCTGCTCGCGGGCGCGGTGATGCTGGGCGCCGGCACGGCCGCCAACAGCGCCGCCCGGTACGCCGCCACCGACCTCGCCACGGACGCGACCCGCGCGCGCTCGCTCTCGCTCGTGGTCTGGGCGACCACCATCGGCGCCGTCGCGGGCCCGAACCTGACCGGCCCGGCCGGGAGGTTCGCGGACGCCGTCGACATCCCGGAGCTGACCGGGCCGTTCGCCCTCGGCGCGCTCGGGATGCTGCTCGCCGCCCTCGTGGTCGCCGTCCTGCTCCGTCCCGACCCGCTCCTGCTCGCGCAGGAGCTGGCGGCCGCCGACGAGCGGGCCGGGCTGCGGCCGGCGATCGCCACGACCGGTACGTCGTCGTGGTCCCGGGCCCTCGGCGCCGTCCGGGAGCGACCGGTGCTCGGGTACGCCATCAGCGGGCTCGCGCTGACCCACGCCACGATGATCGGCGTCATGGTGATGACGCCGCTGCACATGGAGCACGGCGGCTCGGGCCTGGAGGTCATCGGTGTCGTCATCAGCGTCCACGTCCTCGGCATGTTCGCCTTCTCGCCGGTCGTCGGGATGCTCGCCGACCGGTTCGGCCGCCCGCCGGTGCTGGGCGCCGGGGGAGCGACCCTCCTGGTGGCCCTGCTGCTGTGCGCGTCGGCACCCGCCGGGATGTCGTGGCAGGTGACCGCGGGGCTGTTCCTGCTCGGGCTGGGCTGGTCGCTGTCGATGGTGTCCGCCTCGACGATGGTGGCCGAGCACGCGCCGCTGGACGCCCGCACGGACGTGCAGGGCGCCTCCGACCTGGTGATGGGCCTGACCGCCGCCGTCGCCGGAGCGCTCGCCGGCATCATCGTCGGTGCGGCCGACTACCCGGCGCTCGCGCTCGCCAGCCTGCTGCTCGTCGCGGGGGTCCTCGGCGCGGCGCTGCGTGCCGGCCAGCAGGTGGCGACGACACGCCGTACCGCCTAG